The nucleotide sequence CTAAATCTTTGCTCTTACTAATGGCTTGTTTAAGCTTTTCCTTCACTAATTGAGATAAATTATCTTCATATTTATTATCTACAATTTCTAAATCTTCTTCAAAAGCATCGGCTATGATCCTTATACTTTTCCCCTTTAATACAAAAACAATTTCCCCATTAATATCTTTAATATCAACTATCTTAAACTCTATATCTTTACTGTAAGATTTTCTAACTACTATATCCCCTATTTCCATAAAATCTTCCATATCAATAAATATTTACTTTAAATTATGTAGTAAATATTTATTTTGTTACAATTATATAGTATTTCTTCCACCCAAAATATTAAATCCTGAGTCTACATGTATTATTTCACCAGTTATACCTCTTGATAAATCACTTATTAAAAATAATGCAGTATCTCCTACTTCAGATGGATCAGTCAAACGTCTAAGAGGAGATTGTTTCTCTATCTCATCTAATATTAAATTAAAATCAGAAACTCCCTTAGCTGATAGTGTTTTTATTGGACCTGCAGAAATAGCATTAATCCTTATATTTTTACGACCTAAATCATTAGCCAAATATTTAACACTCATATCAAGAGATGCCTTAGCTACACCCATAACATTATAATTTGGAACAACTTTTTCACTTCCATAATATGTAAGAGTAACGATACTTCCACCTTCGGTCATATATTGCTCAGCTTCTTTTATAACACCTGTAAGAGAATATGCACTTACATTTTGAGCTATCAAAAATCCTTCTCTAGTAGTATTTAAATATTCCCCTTTTAACTCATCTTTATTTGCAAATGCTATAGAATGAACTATGCCATGTATTACACCAACCTTTTCTGATATAGTCTTAAAACAATTGCGTATACTTTCATCACTTGTTACATCACACTCAACTATCAAACTATTTTCAGAAAGTGAATTAGATAATTTATCTATATTATTTCTAAATTTTTCATTAACATATGTAAAAATTACATTAGCATTAGCATTATTAAGAGATTTAGCTATATGCCAAGCTATGCTAAAATTGTTTGCAACTCCCATAACAACTATATTTTTATTATTCAAATTTATATCCATAACAATCCTCCTCAAAACTAATGTTAATAAACCCCTATTCTACTTACTAAAATAGTACAATTAATTATAATTAAAAGTCAACAAAAAAATTAAAACGTGTAATATTATACACGTTTTAATCTAATTTTATTAAAAATTCTTTTTCGAAATTATATATGAAATTCATATAATTTTCTCTCTCATTTATTAATTTATCTAGTTGAGTTAAAAATACATTTTGTCTAATAAGCAAATCATTATAAAAATATCTGTTACACACTCTCCAAAACCTCTGAGGAAATAACAAAAAACCATATATCAAAAATATATCTTCATATCTAAGTTTTAAACTACTATTATAATGCTCAATTATACTTTTACAGATATTTATATCCCAATCATTTTTTTTAAGTACTTTCACTATATAATTTGCTACATCATAACTCCTCACTTCCCTTTTACAGTAATCAAAATCTAAAATATTTATATTATCTTGATTATCTATGATTATATTATGATACGTGTAATCATGATGACAAAAACTCTTCTCATCTTCAATTTCCCTACAAATATCATAATATTTAGATTTCTCAAAGATATTATATGCCTTCTTAGCCATTTCCTTATAAAATTCATAGTTTTTAATGTAAATCATATCTACATCATTTTTAATACCCTTCTTTCTAACTATATCCCTCATCTTATCAAATGATCTTATTCTCTTGTTCATAATACTTGGCCATCTATCCAAATCACTTTTAAGTTTTGAGTGCTCTGGTGGATCATATCCTTTAGATGCTATATGAAGATTTGCAAGAACTTTTGCAGATTTACTTACATCATCAATATTTAAAAAATCACATTCTCGACCATCTATCCAATTTGACAATGTATATATATCCTCATTTACTATAGCATATGGATTTCCTTCTATATTTAAACAAAATCTATCTATATTTTTAAATCCATTATTTATCAAATGCTCCTTTGCTCCATATATGAAAAGCAATTTTTGTATTCCATATGATACTTTTTTTAGGCACATTTCTCCTTTATTTGTGTTTAAAAAATAAATTCCCCTATTAGGCTTTATTCTCTCTATTTTTAAATCAAATTGCCTTTCTATTTCAAATTCTCTCATCATAATTCTCTCTTCACCTCCTTTATATCATTATGACTAAGCACTAATAATTATTATTTTGATTAACAATTTAAATTAAATTTAATATTATGAAACTATAATTTTTAAAGTAAAGGTATTTATATGAAAATATCAATAGATGGACGGTCTGCAATATTTTATAATAACAATGGCATAGGTAATTACTCATCAGAAATAATAAATACTATGCTCAAAATAAATAAAGGAGATTATATAAAAGTTTTTTCATCAAATACTGATTTCAATAAATTTTCATCTTTTTGGGAATTCTCAAATTTTCCTATAAAATTAGATAATAAATATAATGTCTTTTTCAATCCTCATAATGGAGTAGGTCTTCCAAATAGGAATTTTGAAAAAATAGTAACCACATTGCACGATATCATACCTTCAAAACTACCAAATACAGTAAGTGAATCCTACTTAAAAGTATATAATGAAAATATATACAAAATCCTCGAAAAAAGTCATTATATAATCACCGTATCAAATTTCTCAAAATCAGATATTATTAAAACATTCAATGTAAATGAAAATAAAATATTTGTAACCTACCTATCACCATCTAAAATTTATCGCCCTCTAAATCCTAAACTCTCACTATATTTTTTAAATAAAGCTTACAATATAAATTATAATTACATTTTATATGTAGGCGGTTTCAGTCCAAGAAAAAATATAATAAGACTCATTGATGCATTTTCAAAAGTATATAGCACAAACAAAAAAATTAAACTTATCATAATCGGACAAAAAGGTAAATCATATGATGATTATTTAAAACGCTGCATTAAATTAAATATATTAAACAACGTGATTTTTACTAACTTTATCAAAACACCCTATCTTCCACTTTTCTATAACTGTGCATCATGTTTTATTTATCCATCATTATATGAAGGATTTGGTCTTCCTCCACTCGAATCTATGGCTTGCGGAACTCCAACTATAGCATCAAACTCAACCTCAATACCCGAAGTTTTAAAAAATGCTCCATTGTATATAAATCCTTATGATGTCGATGATATATCTGAAAAAATAAATTTAGTATTAAATGATACTAAACTTAAAAAATCTTTAATAGAAAATGGTTTAAAGCATGTCAAAAATTTTTCGTGGGAAAAAACTTCTCTCAAAACCTTAAATATACTTCACAAAACAAAAGAGTGCTAATTTAAATTAGCACTCTTTTCTATATAAATAAATTTAAATCAATAAACTAAACACTTTCTATATATTTTTCAGCCATGATCGATGCAACTGCACCATCAGATGATGCCGTAACAATTTGTCTTAAAGGTTTTTGTCTTAAATCTCCCGCAACAAACACTCCAGGTACGTTTGTTTTTGTATCTTCCCCTGCTTTAACATACCCTGATTCATCTAAATCAATCTTATCTTTTATAATATCATTTATAGGATCTAATCCAACAAACACAAAACACCCATCTACATTTAATTCACTTTGTTCGTTTGTAATTTTGTTTCTTATAATCAATTTCTCTAAAACACCATTTCCTTGAGCCTCTTCAACAACACTATTTACTATAAATTCGATTTTCTCATGCTCCTTCGCTTTATCAAGTAGAGATTTAGCCGCTCTAAACTCATCCCTTCTGTGAATAATCTTTATTGATTTAGCAAACCTTGTAAGAAATAAAGCTTCAGTTATCGCAGAATCTCCCCCTCCTATAACAGCTATATCCATGCCTTCAAAAAATGCTCCATCACAAGTAGCACAATAAGATACTCCCATACTCCTAAAT is from Candidatus Arthromitus sp. SFB-rat-Yit and encodes:
- the fabI gene encoding enoyl-ACP reductase FabI encodes the protein MDINLNNKNIVVMGVANNFSIAWHIAKSLNNANANVIFTYVNEKFRNNIDKLSNSLSENSLIVECDVTSDESIRNCFKTISEKVGVIHGIVHSIAFANKDELKGEYLNTTREGFLIAQNVSAYSLTGVIKEAEQYMTEGGSIVTLTYYGSEKVVPNYNVMGVAKASLDMSVKYLANDLGRKNIRINAISAGPIKTLSAKGVSDFNLILDEIEKQSPLRRLTDPSEVGDTALFLISDLSRGITGEIIHVDSGFNILGGRNTI
- a CDS encoding glycosyltransferase family 4 protein — protein: MKISIDGRSAIFYNNNGIGNYSSEIINTMLKINKGDYIKVFSSNTDFNKFSSFWEFSNFPIKLDNKYNVFFNPHNGVGLPNRNFEKIVTTLHDIIPSKLPNTVSESYLKVYNENIYKILEKSHYIITVSNFSKSDIIKTFNVNENKIFVTYLSPSKIYRPLNPKLSLYFLNKAYNINYNYILYVGGFSPRKNIIRLIDAFSKVYSTNKKIKLIIIGQKGKSYDDYLKRCIKLNILNNVIFTNFIKTPYLPLFYNCASCFIYPSLYEGFGLPPLESMACGTPTIASNSTSIPEVLKNAPLYINPYDVDDISEKINLVLNDTKLKKSLIENGLKHVKNFSWEKTSLKTLNILHKTKEC
- the trxB gene encoding thioredoxin-disulfide reductase; protein product: MKYDVIIVGAGPAGLSAAIYAGRAKLKTLLIEKESFGGQASTTHEVENYPGVFKITGPDLSDNMKQQAINFGVEIKQESVQDLILNSEVKVVKTYENEFKAKAIILAMGAKPRLAGFKNENKFRSMGVSYCATCDGAFFEGMDIAVIGGGDSAITEALFLTRFAKSIKIIHRRDEFRAAKSLLDKAKEHEKIEFIVNSVVEEAQGNGVLEKLIIRNKITNEQSELNVDGCFVFVGLDPINDIIKDKIDLDESGYVKAGEDTKTNVPGVFVAGDLRQKPLRQIVTASSDGAVASIMAEKYIESV
- a CDS encoding CotS family spore coat protein encodes the protein MMREFEIERQFDLKIERIKPNRGIYFLNTNKGEMCLKKVSYGIQKLLFIYGAKEHLINNGFKNIDRFCLNIEGNPYAIVNEDIYTLSNWIDGRECDFLNIDDVSKSAKVLANLHIASKGYDPPEHSKLKSDLDRWPSIMNKRIRSFDKMRDIVRKKGIKNDVDMIYIKNYEFYKEMAKKAYNIFEKSKYYDICREIEDEKSFCHHDYTYHNIIIDNQDNINILDFDYCKREVRSYDVANYIVKVLKKNDWDINICKSIIEHYNSSLKLRYEDIFLIYGFLLFPQRFWRVCNRYFYNDLLIRQNVFLTQLDKLINERENYMNFIYNFEKEFLIKLD